Proteins encoded by one window of Seriola aureovittata isolate HTS-2021-v1 ecotype China chromosome 4, ASM2101889v1, whole genome shotgun sequence:
- the rnf168 gene encoding E3 ubiquitin-protein ligase rnf168 isoform X1: protein MTMAPVSDMEVTSVSDKEERVRRGGPLSLDDCRCPVCLEILMEPVTLPCTHTFCKGCFLETVDKTTLCCPMCRKRVSTWARLNSRNNTLVNQQLWRQIQICFPSQCERRLTGQEDEGDPGVSVFFPTVSRPGELRQEYEDQVSKLTEEKRVLDEEERRASEEYIQRLLAEEEELVQEESRRREDDERLARLLNNQLNSAPVSQENFHPAEVTPAKKKKEVGAGQIEKFLCPLPSRTNSDCSSASSFRANKENILLPQEELQLPKLDYYGALTNRSEPPVLHLDSVEDQTPSSQLMGDGRPLSIKRKSSVLEKTEEGVMITKHCHCHSLPSSSSSSSLEEEGLPLQRRAEWETEQLSRRQQEEEDRRLALLLQKELDQEEKQRATDRRKGTADAYQLRQNRRGKVGASTNTPSRPSRKSSKSSTTSSSSPSLKTTKTPSPSSSSTSRGSKQTTLTEMFSSLSS from the exons ATGACAATGGCCCCGGTGTCAGACATGGAGGTGACCTCTGTGTCAGacaaggaggagagggtgaggagaggaggtcCACTGTCTCTGGATGACTGCCGCTGTCCTGTGTGTCTGGAGATCCTCATGGAGCCAGTTACACTTCCCTGTACACACACCTTCTGCAAG GGCTGTTTCCTGGAGACGGTGGACAAAACCACTCTATGCTGTCCCATGTGCAGGAAGAGAGTTTCCACCTGGGCCCGACTGAACAGCAGGAACAACACGCTGGTTAACCAGCAGCTGTGGAGGCAGATCCAGATCTGCTTCCCTTCACAGTGTGAACGCCGACTCACAGGGCAGGAGGACGAGGGTGACCCGGGAG tctcagtgttttttcccACAGTGAGTCGGCCTGGAGAGCTGAGGCAGGAATACGAGGACCAGGTCTCTAAA ctgacagaggagaagCGGGTGCTggacgaggaggagaggagggccAGTGAGGAGTACATCCAGAGACTGttggctgaggaggaggagctggtgcaggaggagagcaggaggagagaagacGACGAGAGGCTGGCCAGACTGCTCAACAACCAGCTG AACTCAGCTCCAGTGTCTCAGGAAAACTTTCATCCTGCTGAAGTGACTCcagccaagaagaagaaggaggtcGGCGCCGGACAGATTGAGAA gttcTTGTGTCCTCTTCCATCTAGAACAAACTCAGactgcagctctgcctccagCTTCAGGGCTAACAAG GAGAACATTCTCCTCCctcaggaggagctgcagctccCTAAACTCGATTATTATGGCGCTCTGACAAACAGGTCAGAGCCTCCAGTGCTCCAtctggactctgtggaggaTCAGACTCCCAGCAGTCAGCTGATGGGAGACGGAAGACCTTTATCAATCAAGAGGAAGAGCTCTGTGctggagaaaacagaggagggggTTATGATCaccaaacactgtcactgtcactcgctaccttcctcctcctcttcctcctctctggaggaggaggggttgcCCCTGCAGAGAAGGGCTGAGTGGGAGACGGAGCAGCTGAGCAGACggcaacaggaggaggaggaccggCGACTTGCTCTGCTCCTGCAGAAGGAGCTAGaccaggaggagaaacagagagccACCGACAGACGCAAAGGAACTGCAGATGCCTACCAGCTCCGCCAGAACCGACGAGGGAAGGTGGGGGCCAGCACCAACACCCCCAGCAGACCCTCCAGGAAGTCTTCAAagtcctccaccacctccagctcctcaccCTCTTTAAAGACTACAAAGactccctcaccctcctccagctccaccagcagAGGCAGTAAACAGACTACCCTGACTGAGATGTTCTCCAGCCTAAGTAGCTGA
- the LOC130167455 gene encoding transmembrane 4 L6 family member 1 encodes MCVSRCLLCVGMSLVPMAIVCMVSNILLLIPELNIHFLLEGHVTREATWATGLWGSGFLVLLGARVFVQSSRTRGCCAFRSQMLSHVAYSCVCLLAAGSCCLVSATGLVQGPLCLYNTTTGTTWGVPLKPLADSHSGYLYNRTLWSGVCLQPRAVVEWNVVLFSVMGGTSALQTFLCAANILNSLLGLIVGQGFCHNKVSPV; translated from the exons atgtgtgtgtcgAGATGTCTGCTGTGTGTCGGCATGTCTCTGGTTCCCATGGCGATAGTTTGCATGGTGTCTAACATCCTTCTGCTGATTCCTGAACTTaacatccacttcctgttggAGGGTCACGTGACTAGAGAGGCCACCTGGGCCACAGGCCTGTGGGGGTCAGGCTTCCTG GTTTTACTGGGAGCTCGAGTGTTTGTTCAGAGCAGTAGAACCAGAGGCTGCTGTGCTTTCAGGAGTCAG ATGTTGTCACATGTGGCGtactcctgtgtgtgtctgctggctGCTGGTAGCTGTTGTTTGGTCAGTGCCACTGGTCTTGTTCAGGGCCCCCTTTGTCTCTACAACACCACCACTGGTACAACCTGGGGGGTCCCACTGAAACCCTTGGCtgacag TCACTCAGGGTATCTGTACAACAGGACTCTGTGGTCTGGAGTATGTCTGCAGCCACGAGCTGTAGTTGAATGGAATGTAGTTCTGTTCAGTGTGATGGGAGGCACCAGTGCTCTGCAGACTTTCCTCTGTGCAGCCAACATCCTCAACTCACTGCTGGGACTGATCGTTGGTCAAGGATTCTGCCACAACAAG gtcAGTCCAGTCTAA
- the LOC130167457 gene encoding protein phosphatase 1 regulatory subunit 14A-like → MAAHRVGRRVNRVCSNQSPGHASGGRDPGQSLQRRQARVTVKYNRKELQRRLDVEKWIDCGLDELYSGREEEMPEEVNIDELLDLKTDEEKTHRLQNILHSCNNSTEVFISELVFKLQGLQKQEDLHNDGIDLPQLHIYPSHSGSGDREVLH, encoded by the exons ATGGCGGCTCACCGGGTGGGTCGTAGGGTGAATAGGGTGTGTAGTAATCAGTCACCAGGTCATGCCAGCGGCGGGCGGGACCCGGGGCAGAGTCTGCAGCGGCGGCAGGCCCGGGTCACCGTCAAATACAACCGcaaggagctgcagaggaggctGGATGTGGAGAAGTGGATCGACTGTGGACTGGACGAGCTCTACAGTGGGAGG GAGGAGGAGATGCCAGAGGAGGTGAACATTGATGAACTGCTGGACCTGAAGACAGATGAGGAGAAGACACACAGACTGCAG AACATCCTTCACTCCTGTAACAACAGCACAGAG GTGTTCATCAGTGAGCTGGTGTTCAAACTTCAGGGTTTACAAAAGCAGGAGGATCTGCACAATGATGGCATCGACCTCCCTCAGCTCCACATCTACCCCAGCCACTCTGGATCAGGTGACAGGGAGGTGCTGCACTGA
- the rnf168 gene encoding E3 ubiquitin-protein ligase rnf168 isoform X2 — protein sequence MTMAPVSDMEVTSVSDKEERVRRGGPLSLDDCRCPVCLEILMEPVTLPCTHTFCKGCFLETVDKTTLCCPMCRKRVSTWARLNSRNNTLVNQQLWRQIQICFPSQCERRLTGQEDEGDPGVFFPTVSRPGELRQEYEDQVSKLTEEKRVLDEEERRASEEYIQRLLAEEEELVQEESRRREDDERLARLLNNQLNSAPVSQENFHPAEVTPAKKKKEVGAGQIEKFLCPLPSRTNSDCSSASSFRANKENILLPQEELQLPKLDYYGALTNRSEPPVLHLDSVEDQTPSSQLMGDGRPLSIKRKSSVLEKTEEGVMITKHCHCHSLPSSSSSSSLEEEGLPLQRRAEWETEQLSRRQQEEEDRRLALLLQKELDQEEKQRATDRRKGTADAYQLRQNRRGKVGASTNTPSRPSRKSSKSSTTSSSSPSLKTTKTPSPSSSSTSRGSKQTTLTEMFSSLSS from the exons ATGACAATGGCCCCGGTGTCAGACATGGAGGTGACCTCTGTGTCAGacaaggaggagagggtgaggagaggaggtcCACTGTCTCTGGATGACTGCCGCTGTCCTGTGTGTCTGGAGATCCTCATGGAGCCAGTTACACTTCCCTGTACACACACCTTCTGCAAG GGCTGTTTCCTGGAGACGGTGGACAAAACCACTCTATGCTGTCCCATGTGCAGGAAGAGAGTTTCCACCTGGGCCCGACTGAACAGCAGGAACAACACGCTGGTTAACCAGCAGCTGTGGAGGCAGATCCAGATCTGCTTCCCTTCACAGTGTGAACGCCGACTCACAGGGCAGGAGGACGAGGGTGACCCGGGAG tgttttttcccACAGTGAGTCGGCCTGGAGAGCTGAGGCAGGAATACGAGGACCAGGTCTCTAAA ctgacagaggagaagCGGGTGCTggacgaggaggagaggagggccAGTGAGGAGTACATCCAGAGACTGttggctgaggaggaggagctggtgcaggaggagagcaggaggagagaagacGACGAGAGGCTGGCCAGACTGCTCAACAACCAGCTG AACTCAGCTCCAGTGTCTCAGGAAAACTTTCATCCTGCTGAAGTGACTCcagccaagaagaagaaggaggtcGGCGCCGGACAGATTGAGAA gttcTTGTGTCCTCTTCCATCTAGAACAAACTCAGactgcagctctgcctccagCTTCAGGGCTAACAAG GAGAACATTCTCCTCCctcaggaggagctgcagctccCTAAACTCGATTATTATGGCGCTCTGACAAACAGGTCAGAGCCTCCAGTGCTCCAtctggactctgtggaggaTCAGACTCCCAGCAGTCAGCTGATGGGAGACGGAAGACCTTTATCAATCAAGAGGAAGAGCTCTGTGctggagaaaacagaggagggggTTATGATCaccaaacactgtcactgtcactcgctaccttcctcctcctcttcctcctctctggaggaggaggggttgcCCCTGCAGAGAAGGGCTGAGTGGGAGACGGAGCAGCTGAGCAGACggcaacaggaggaggaggaccggCGACTTGCTCTGCTCCTGCAGAAGGAGCTAGaccaggaggagaaacagagagccACCGACAGACGCAAAGGAACTGCAGATGCCTACCAGCTCCGCCAGAACCGACGAGGGAAGGTGGGGGCCAGCACCAACACCCCCAGCAGACCCTCCAGGAAGTCTTCAAagtcctccaccacctccagctcctcaccCTCTTTAAAGACTACAAAGactccctcaccctcctccagctccaccagcagAGGCAGTAAACAGACTACCCTGACTGAGATGTTCTCCAGCCTAAGTAGCTGA